Proteins from one Astatotilapia calliptera chromosome 8, fAstCal1.2, whole genome shotgun sequence genomic window:
- the ubtd1b gene encoding ubiquitin domain-containing protein 1 isoform X2 has protein sequence MTEGQLRSKRDEFWDTAPAFEGRKEIWDALKAAAVALECNDHELAQAIVDGASITLPHGTLTECYDELGNRYQLPVYCLAPPINLISERSDEDPSDSPEPPAASKKEFQLKVRLSTGKDLRLSVSMVDTIGQLKKQLQVQEDIDAVHQRWFFSGKLLTDKTRLQDTKIQKDFVIQVIVNPQALQAPKPSPPTTTGSSPVPE, from the exons ATGACGGAGGGCCAGCTACGGAGCAAGCGGGATGAGTTTTGGGACACGGCGCCGGCCTTCGAGGGCCGCAAGGAAATCTGGGATGCTCTGAAAGCAGCCGCTGTGGCCTTGGAGTGTAACGACCATGAATTAGCTCAGGCTATAGTGGATGGAGCCAGCATCACACTGCCACACG GTACCCTGACAGAGTGTTACGATGAACTTGGGAACCGCTACCAGCTGCCTGTCTACTGCCTGGCACCACCCATCAACCTCATCTCAGAGCGTAGTGACGAAGACCCCAGTGACAGCCCTGAACCCCCAGCAGCATCCAAGAAGGAATTCCAGCTCAAG GTGCGGCTGTCCACAGGAAAGGACTTGCGTCTCAGCGTCAGCATGGTTGACACCATAGGCCAGCTGAAGAAGCAACTGCAAGTCCAGGAAGACATCGACGCCGTTCACCAGCGCTGGTTCTTCTCCGGGAAGCTGCTCACGGACAAGACACGGCTGCAAGACACTAAGATCCAGAAGGACTTTGTGATCCAGGTCATCGTCAACCCACAGGCACTCCAAGCCCCCAAACCATCACCGCCGACAACCACCGGCTCCTCACCTGTGCCCGAGTAA